In Tursiops truncatus isolate mTurTru1 chromosome X, mTurTru1.mat.Y, whole genome shotgun sequence, the following proteins share a genomic window:
- the TSPYL2 gene encoding testis-specific Y-encoded-like protein 2 isoform X2: MDGPDEGPPAKARRLSSSETPQSELPPPPPPPPPPPPLLRLPLPPPQQRPRLREETEAAQVLADMRGVGLGPALPPPPPYVILEEGGIRAYFTLGAGGPGWEPAIESGYGGTPPPTESLETLSPSEVSGGSLEIDFQVTEPSSFAGEKALETCSAGGRGYQRLAGPRGREETIIIVEDDDEDEMESVRKRRRRRKRKPRKVKRESREKNAEKIECILQALENIQLDLEAVNIKAGKAFLRLKRKFIQMRRPFLERRDLIIQHIPGFWVKAFLNHPKISILINQRDEDIFRYLTNLQTNPYFTNMVIVKEFQRSRSGRLVSHSTPIRWHRGQEPQAHRHRNQDASHSFFSWFSNHSLPEADRIAEIIKNDLWVNPVRYYMMGEGGYRASRKKQEKEESKNRDEYEVVIVEDSDDCHIMEDITGETSDSDGITDNETIHDIKISDFMETTDCFETTDNEITDISESLCDSECPDHNGSIDSETTDNESPNDNETTDNNESADDNETTDNNESTDDNNENPDDNNENPDDNNENPEDNNTDDNEENPDDNEENTDDNDENADGDENTNGDDENPKSGNHSSNGSNQDSSDSDNGDNDGSDIEDNDGNEGDNEGSDDDGNEGDNEGSDDDDRDIEDYENDLEDSDKDHHNSANQDDYEDEVENISVEESSVEEEEEGSEEGSEQEGEDSDEEEGSEEEEGIEEDSEGGEDSEDSDMEEVLQVPNPWANLGKRGKTG, encoded by the exons ATGGACGGCCCGGATGAGGGGCCTCCGGCCAAGGCCCGCCGCCTCAGTAGCTCTGAGACCCCTCAGAGcgagctgccgccgccgccgccgccgccgccgccgcctccaccTCTCTTGCGCCTGCCCCTGCCTCCACCTCAGCAGCGCCCGAGGCTCCGGGAGGAAACCGAGGCGGCACAGGTGCTGGCTGACATGAGGGGGGTGGGACTGGGCCCCGCTctgcccccgccgccgccctATGTCATTCTGGAGGAGGGGGGAATCCGCGCGTACTTcaccctgggggctgggggtcccGGCTGGGAGCCCGCGATCGAGTCAGGGTACGGGGGGACGCCCCCTCCCACGGAGAGCCTGGAAACGCTTTCTCCCTCGGAGGTTTCTGGGGGAAGCCTGGAGATTGACTTCCAGGTGACGGAGCCCAGCAGCTTTGCAGGAGAGAAGGCCCTAGAAACCTGTAGCGCAGGGGGGCGGGGGTACCAGAGGTTAGCCGGtccaagggggagggaagagaccATCATCATCGTGGAAGACGACGACGAGGATGAAATGGAAAgtgtgaggaagaggaggaggaggaggaagaggaagcccaGGAAGGTGAAGAGGGAAAGCCGAGAGAAGAATGCCGAGAAGATAGAGTGCATCCTGCAGGCGCTGGAAAACATTCAGCTGGACCTGGAGGCGGTGAATATCAAGGCGGGCAAGGCCTTCCTCCGTCTCAAGCGCAAGTTCATCCAGATGCGAAGACCCTTCCTGGAGCGCAGAGATCTCATCATCCAGCATATCCCAGGCTTCTGGGTCAAAGCA TTCCTCAACCACCCCAAAATTTCAATCTTGATCAACCAACGTGATGAAGACATTTTCCGCTACTTGACCAATCTGCAG ACAAACCCCTACTTCACAAATATGGTGATCGTCAAGGAGTTCCAGCGCAGCCGCTCGG GCCGGCTGGTGTCTCACTCCACCCCAATTCGCTGGCACCGGGGCCAGGAACCTCAGGCCCACAGGCACAGGAACCAGGATGCCAGCCACAGCTTCTTCAGCTGGTTCTCAAACCATAGCCTCCCAGAGGCTGACAGGATTGCTGAG ATTATCAAGAATGACCTGTGGGTTAACCCTGTGCGTTACTACATGATGGGAGAAGGGGGCTACAGGGCAAGcagaaagaagcaagaaaaggaagaaag TAAAAACAGGGATGAATATGAGGTGGTGATCGTGGAAGACTCCGATGACTGTCACATCATGGAAGACATTACTGGAGAGACTTCAGACAGTGATGGTATCACCGACAATGAGACCATTCATGACATCAAGATCTCTGACTTCATGGAGACCACTGACTGCTTCGAGACCACTGACAATGAGATAACTGACATCAGCGAGAGCCTCTGTGACAGCGAGTGCCCTGACCACAATGGGAGCATTGACAGTGAGACCACTGACAATGAGAGCCCCAATGACAACGAAACCACTGATAACAATGAGAGTGCTGATGACAACGAGACCACTGACAACAATGAGAGTACCGATGACAACAATGAGAATCCTGATGACAACAATGAGAACCCCGATGACAACAATGAGAACCCTGAAGACAACAACACTGATGACAATGAAGAGAACCCTGATGACAACGAAGAGAACACTGATGATAACGATGAGAATGCTGATGGTGACGAGAACACCAATGGTGATGATGAGAACCCCAAAAGTGGCAATCACAGCAGCAACGGCAGCAACCAGGACAGCAGCGACAGTGACAATGGAGACAATGACGGCAGTGATATTGAAGATAACGATGGCAACGAAGGTGACAATGAAGGTAGTGATGATGATGGCAATGAAGGTGACAATGAAGGCAGCGATGATGACGACAGAGACATTGAAGACTATGAGAATGACCTTGAAGACTCTGACAAGGATCACCATAACAGCGCCAACCAGGATGACTATGAGGACGAGGTAGAGAACATCTCCGTAGAAGAATCATCagtggaagaagaagaggagggcaGTGAGGAAG
- the TSPYL2 gene encoding testis-specific Y-encoded-like protein 2 isoform X1, whose amino-acid sequence MDGPDEGPPAKARRLSSSETPQSELPPPPPPPPPPPPLLRLPLPPPQQRPRLREETEAAQVLADMRGVGLGPALPPPPPYVILEEGGIRAYFTLGAGGPGWEPAIESGYGGTPPPTESLETLSPSEVSGGSLEIDFQVTEPSSFAGEKALETCSAGGRGYQRLAGPRGREETIIIVEDDDEDEMESVRKRRRRRKRKPRKVKRESREKNAEKIECILQALENIQLDLEAVNIKAGKAFLRLKRKFIQMRRPFLERRDLIIQHIPGFWVKAFLNHPKISILINQRDEDIFRYLTNLQVQDLRHISMGYKMKLYFQTNPYFTNMVIVKEFQRSRSGRLVSHSTPIRWHRGQEPQAHRHRNQDASHSFFSWFSNHSLPEADRIAEIIKNDLWVNPVRYYMMGEGGYRASRKKQEKEESKNRDEYEVVIVEDSDDCHIMEDITGETSDSDGITDNETIHDIKISDFMETTDCFETTDNEITDISESLCDSECPDHNGSIDSETTDNESPNDNETTDNNESADDNETTDNNESTDDNNENPDDNNENPDDNNENPEDNNTDDNEENPDDNEENTDDNDENADGDENTNGDDENPKSGNHSSNGSNQDSSDSDNGDNDGSDIEDNDGNEGDNEGSDDDGNEGDNEGSDDDDRDIEDYENDLEDSDKDHHNSANQDDYEDEVENISVEESSVEEEEEGSEEGSEQEGEDSDEEEGSEEEEGIEEDSEGGEDSEDSDMEEVLQVPNPWANLGKRGKTG is encoded by the exons ATGGACGGCCCGGATGAGGGGCCTCCGGCCAAGGCCCGCCGCCTCAGTAGCTCTGAGACCCCTCAGAGcgagctgccgccgccgccgccgccgccgccgccgcctccaccTCTCTTGCGCCTGCCCCTGCCTCCACCTCAGCAGCGCCCGAGGCTCCGGGAGGAAACCGAGGCGGCACAGGTGCTGGCTGACATGAGGGGGGTGGGACTGGGCCCCGCTctgcccccgccgccgccctATGTCATTCTGGAGGAGGGGGGAATCCGCGCGTACTTcaccctgggggctgggggtcccGGCTGGGAGCCCGCGATCGAGTCAGGGTACGGGGGGACGCCCCCTCCCACGGAGAGCCTGGAAACGCTTTCTCCCTCGGAGGTTTCTGGGGGAAGCCTGGAGATTGACTTCCAGGTGACGGAGCCCAGCAGCTTTGCAGGAGAGAAGGCCCTAGAAACCTGTAGCGCAGGGGGGCGGGGGTACCAGAGGTTAGCCGGtccaagggggagggaagagaccATCATCATCGTGGAAGACGACGACGAGGATGAAATGGAAAgtgtgaggaagaggaggaggaggaggaagaggaagcccaGGAAGGTGAAGAGGGAAAGCCGAGAGAAGAATGCCGAGAAGATAGAGTGCATCCTGCAGGCGCTGGAAAACATTCAGCTGGACCTGGAGGCGGTGAATATCAAGGCGGGCAAGGCCTTCCTCCGTCTCAAGCGCAAGTTCATCCAGATGCGAAGACCCTTCCTGGAGCGCAGAGATCTCATCATCCAGCATATCCCAGGCTTCTGGGTCAAAGCA TTCCTCAACCACCCCAAAATTTCAATCTTGATCAACCAACGTGATGAAGACATTTTCCGCTACTTGACCAATCTGCAG GTACAGGATCTCAGACATATCTCCATGGGCTATAAAATGAAGCTGTACTTCCAGACAAACCCCTACTTCACAAATATGGTGATCGTCAAGGAGTTCCAGCGCAGCCGCTCGG GCCGGCTGGTGTCTCACTCCACCCCAATTCGCTGGCACCGGGGCCAGGAACCTCAGGCCCACAGGCACAGGAACCAGGATGCCAGCCACAGCTTCTTCAGCTGGTTCTCAAACCATAGCCTCCCAGAGGCTGACAGGATTGCTGAG ATTATCAAGAATGACCTGTGGGTTAACCCTGTGCGTTACTACATGATGGGAGAAGGGGGCTACAGGGCAAGcagaaagaagcaagaaaaggaagaaag TAAAAACAGGGATGAATATGAGGTGGTGATCGTGGAAGACTCCGATGACTGTCACATCATGGAAGACATTACTGGAGAGACTTCAGACAGTGATGGTATCACCGACAATGAGACCATTCATGACATCAAGATCTCTGACTTCATGGAGACCACTGACTGCTTCGAGACCACTGACAATGAGATAACTGACATCAGCGAGAGCCTCTGTGACAGCGAGTGCCCTGACCACAATGGGAGCATTGACAGTGAGACCACTGACAATGAGAGCCCCAATGACAACGAAACCACTGATAACAATGAGAGTGCTGATGACAACGAGACCACTGACAACAATGAGAGTACCGATGACAACAATGAGAATCCTGATGACAACAATGAGAACCCCGATGACAACAATGAGAACCCTGAAGACAACAACACTGATGACAATGAAGAGAACCCTGATGACAACGAAGAGAACACTGATGATAACGATGAGAATGCTGATGGTGACGAGAACACCAATGGTGATGATGAGAACCCCAAAAGTGGCAATCACAGCAGCAACGGCAGCAACCAGGACAGCAGCGACAGTGACAATGGAGACAATGACGGCAGTGATATTGAAGATAACGATGGCAACGAAGGTGACAATGAAGGTAGTGATGATGATGGCAATGAAGGTGACAATGAAGGCAGCGATGATGACGACAGAGACATTGAAGACTATGAGAATGACCTTGAAGACTCTGACAAGGATCACCATAACAGCGCCAACCAGGATGACTATGAGGACGAGGTAGAGAACATCTCCGTAGAAGAATCATCagtggaagaagaagaggagggcaGTGAGGAAG
- the GPR173 gene encoding probable G-protein coupled receptor 173, translating into MANTTGEPEEVSGALSPPSASAYVKLVLLGLIMCVSLAGNAILSLLVLKERALHKAPYYFLLDLCLADGIRSAVCFPFVLASVRHGSSWTFSALSCKIVAFMAVLFCFHAAFMLFCISVTRYMAIAHHRFYAKRMTLWTCTAVICMAWTLSVAMAFPPVFDVGTYKFIREEDQCIFEHRYFKANDTLGFMLMLAVLMAATHAVYGKLLLFEYRHRKMKPVQMVPAISQNWTFHGPGATGQAAANWIAGFGRGPMPPTLLGIRQNGHAASRRLLGMDEVKGEKQLGRMFYAITLLFLLLWSPYIVACYWRVFVKACAVPHRYLATAVWMSFAQAAVNPIVCFLLNKDLKKCLRTHAPCWGTGDAPAPREPYCVM; encoded by the coding sequence ATGGCCAACACCACTGGAGAGCCCGAGGAGGTGAGCGGCGCACTGTCTCCACCATCAGCATCGGCTTACGTGAAGCTGGTGCTGCTGGGACTGATCATGTGCGTGAGCCTGGCGGGCAATGCCATCTTGTCCCTGCTGGTGCTCAAGGAGCGTGCCCTGCACAAGGCTCCTTACTACTTTCTGTTGGACCTGTGCCTGGCTGATGGCATACGCTCTGCCGTCTGCTTCCCCTTTGTGCTGGCTTCTGTGCGCCACGGCTCCTCATGGACCTTCAGTGCGCTCAGCTGCAAGATTGTGGCCTTTATGGCTGTGCTCTTTTGCTTCCATGCGGCCTTCATGCTGTTCTGCATCAGCGTCACACGCTACATGGCCATCGCCCACCACCGCTTCTACGCCAAGCGCATGACACTCTGGACATGCACAGCTGTCATCTGCATGGCCTGGACCCTGTCTGTGGCCATGGCCTTCCCACCTGTCTTCGACGTGGGCACCTACAAGTTCATCCGTGAGGAGGACCAGTGCATCTTTGAGCATCGCTACTTCAAGGCCAATGACACGCTGGGCTTCATGCTTATGTTGGCTGTGCTCATGGCAGCCACACATGCTGTCTATGGCAAGCTGCTCCTCTTCGAGTATCGTCACCGCAAGATGAAGCCCGTGCAGATGGTGCCAGCCATCAGCCAGAACTGGACATTCCATGGTCCTGGGGCCACCGGCCAGGCTGCTGCCAACTGGATCGCTGGCTTTGGCCGTGGGCCCATGCCACCAACCCTGCTGGGTATCCGGCAGAATGGGCATGCAGCCAGCCGGCGGCTGCTGGGCATGGACGAGGTCAAGGGTGAAAAGCAGCTGGGCCGTATGTTCTACGCAATCACACTGCTCTTCCTGCTACTCTGGTCACCCTACATTGTGGCCTGCTACTGGCGAGTGTTTGTGAAAGCCTGTGCCGTGCCCCACCGTTACCTGGCCACCGCTGTTTGGATGAGCTTCGCCCAGGCTGCCGTCAACCCGATCGTCTGCTTCCTGCTCAACAAGGACCTCAAGAAGTGCCTGAGGACTCATGCCCCCTGCTGGGGCACAGGAGATGCCCCGGCGCCTAGAGAACCCTACTGTGTCATGTGA